From a region of the Pseudoxanthobacter soli DSM 19599 genome:
- a CDS encoding trypsin-like peptidase domain-containing protein — translation MWGLAASAAANVIDGADDRESLIAAAGRLGLDAAEVARIRKATGFVGCLSPSPSMGTGVLFLDGAQVLTAAHILFEPSGRPRSKCFFKNQDADPVVVDLVTVDGYARFGAARPKPGSAEDYAVVRLAAPVAGAVPFGAAEAPPAVGERLVVITAHPAGMAKEVDKGVPVAQGCVIRKVPALKPTTPKPTPTPKSTTTPNPAATPGSAGAAGASGPAQPFRTDCDATGSSSGGANLMRLDGGQGGGPLVLRGITISTGPWRNPKLAGAPYDERKGSFTTALDVSGAIAAAGRDLARTAPPPPAGAGGVASAAVQVRAVPVGSVDLSGVDLSGVDLSGAAAPPEAGVAVPTGPGLPGVDVGRATRRAVPGITGKSTAVQP, via the coding sequence GTGTGGGGCCTCGCCGCAAGCGCCGCCGCCAACGTCATCGACGGCGCGGACGACCGGGAGTCCCTGATTGCCGCCGCGGGCCGGCTCGGGCTCGACGCCGCCGAGGTCGCCCGCATCCGCAAGGCGACCGGCTTCGTCGGCTGCCTGTCGCCGTCGCCGTCGATGGGCACGGGCGTGCTGTTTCTCGACGGCGCGCAGGTGCTGACCGCCGCGCACATCCTGTTCGAGCCCTCGGGCCGGCCGCGCTCGAAATGCTTCTTCAAGAACCAGGACGCCGATCCGGTGGTGGTCGATCTCGTCACCGTCGACGGCTATGCTCGCTTCGGGGCCGCCCGTCCGAAGCCCGGCTCGGCGGAGGACTATGCGGTCGTGCGGCTCGCCGCGCCGGTCGCCGGGGCCGTTCCGTTCGGCGCCGCGGAGGCGCCGCCCGCCGTGGGGGAACGTCTCGTCGTCATCACCGCCCACCCGGCGGGCATGGCGAAGGAGGTCGACAAGGGCGTGCCGGTGGCGCAGGGCTGCGTGATCAGGAAGGTGCCGGCTCTCAAGCCCACCACACCCAAGCCCACCCCCACACCCAAGTCCACCACCACACCCAATCCCGCTGCCACGCCGGGAAGCGCCGGCGCGGCCGGTGCCTCCGGCCCGGCGCAGCCGTTCCGCACCGATTGCGATGCCACCGGCTCGTCCTCGGGCGGTGCGAACCTGATGCGCCTCGATGGCGGGCAGGGCGGCGGCCCGCTGGTGCTGCGCGGCATCACCATCTCCACCGGTCCGTGGCGCAATCCGAAACTCGCCGGGGCGCCCTATGACGAGCGCAAGGGCAGCTTCACCACCGCGCTCGACGTTTCCGGCGCCATCGCCGCGGCCGGGCGCGACCTCGCCCGCACGGCGCCGCCCCCGCCGGCCGGGGCCGGGGGCGTCGCTTCGGCCGCCGTGCAGGTGCGCGCCGTCCCGGTCGGCAGCGTCGACCTTTCGGGTGTCGACCTTTCCGGTGTGGACCTGTCCGGCGCGGCCGCGCCGCCCGAAGCCGGCGTCGCGGTTCCGACCGGACCCGGCCTGCCGGGCGTCGATGTCGGCCGGGCCACCCGGCGGGCCGTGCCCGGCATCACCGGGAAATCCACTGCCGTCCAGCCCTGA